TATCAGAGAACGTGATGATCCACGAAGAGAACCTCAAGATGAAAGACGATGAAGCAATTTTGTACGCATCCACCAAAGCGATGGAGCACAGCCTGCATCTGATGGAAGATTCCCAGAAGCAGATGCAAATCGCCAGTCATGACCAACGACATCGGGACGCGACGTTGCTGGGCCTTTTGAAGGAGGGTGACACCGAGCACGCCAAAGCGATGCTTTCCCAAAAGCTCGATACCGCCCCCCAGCAACCCAAACGGTACTGCCACAACTCCGTCATCAACGCCATCACCACATACCATCTTGCCCAGGCTGCGCAGCAGGGAATCGCCTTTCGCTCCAACCTGGACATTCCCGAACAGCCGGGCATCGACTCGTTCGAACTGGCCATGACCATCTCCAACCTGCTGGAGAACGCCCTCCATGGATGCATGGATCTTCCCGCCGACCACCGGTGGATCACCTTCACCGCATCCTGTACCGACCAGCTGTTGCTGCAAGTCAGCAACTCCTGTGCCCCGGATGTCCGTCTGGATTCCCAAGGCTTTCCCGTCTCTCACCAGACGGGACATGGCATCGGAACCCGCAGCATCCTTGCGTTCGTCAACCAGCACCAAGGACAGGTACGGTACGACATCACCGACGGCACCTTCCGCGTCCGCATGATCCTTGAACCCACCTCCAAATCAGCGGAAAAACCCACCAGA
The window above is part of the Sphaerochaeta sp. genome. Proteins encoded here:
- a CDS encoding GHKL domain-containing protein, with amino-acid sequence MWPDLIRSFTTNLMVAVLIFSLAQPRKALWKVYLVTFLICILDMIPNGICYAKGQYHLVVLVDVFVLIPALLLIKPMFHDTFIQWCFNIITSLNTLCVVRFLGLEMFPSAPHSPYSVTVVRVVLLALIAWLFYHKLRPLYILAQQHCAPYFVVATAILTGYGILMTHSTQFSSYPLLYAFLTIITILFYLSVFWSLREISENVMIHEENLKMKDDEAILYASTKAMEHSLHLMEDSQKQMQIASHDQRHRDATLLGLLKEGDTEHAKAMLSQKLDTAPQQPKRYCHNSVINAITTYHLAQAAQQGIAFRSNLDIPEQPGIDSFELAMTISNLLENALHGCMDLPADHRWITFTASCTDQLLLQVSNSCAPDVRLDSQGFPVSHQTGHGIGTRSILAFVNQHQGQVRYDITDGTFRVRMILEPTSKSAEKPTR